GAAATTTTTGAAAAAAATAGTGAAAATCAGGAAAATTATTTTCATTTTACGAATTTTAAAAATGAAAGTTTTATTGATAAAATTCAAAAAAAAAATAAAAATACAAGAAGCCGCGCATTTTTGGAAAAATATTTTTTAGAATATGAGTTTGTAAAGGATGAAATTATACTGAGAGATATTAATTTTAAAGAAAATATTGAACAAAATCTGGATATTTATGACTGTAATGAAAACTTGAAAAATGAATTTCAAAGGGAATATTTTGATAAAAAACCTAAATTAAATTTATTTGTAGAAATTAAAGATTTTAATGAATATTCAGAGGATAAAGTGAGTTTTTTAATTTCAGAAATCCAGAATAATTACGGCGAATTTGAGTGCAGGGGGTATCTGCATGGCGAATAAAAATAAAAAAGGATATCCATATATATGGGCAGTTCCTATAAATACACAATTTGAACTGGAAAATAATGTATCAGCATATATTGAGGTAAATGATGATTTTTTTTATGACAAATTCGAGAAGAAAAAGGCTGTGAAAGTAAATCCTTATGTGAGATTTAATAAAATTTTTACTGATTTTGTAAATTATTATGATAATTTTTTTGAAATTGAAAGCAAACTTCAAAAGGATAACAAAATTAAAAATTTGACAACGGAAAATGTTATTAAAAAAGAATCTAAAATAAGCAGTTTTAGACGTAGAAAAAATGCAGCTAATGAATCAAGAGAAGATAAAAACGAGCATATCTTAAAGAATTTTAAGAGAAATATTGAAAATAATGCGATAAGTTATTTAAGGGAACTCGATTTTGCAAGTGGAACGACAGTGATTGACATTGTTTGTGAAAAAATTTCAGAAGATATAAGAAAAGGGATTTTAGGAAAGAATTTAAAAAAATATTTTTTGCTTTTGAATAGGGAAGAGCAGGAATATGTGGCACTTTTGATTTATAATGAAAAAATTAATAATGTCAATTCTATGAAAAATTTTAAGTTTGGAATTAAATACTTTTTTTTAGATTCGCTTATTTATAGGGAAAAACATCAAAAAAATAAAATAATAATTTATATAAATAAGGAAAAAAATAAAGAAAATATTGCAAAAATAAAAACTTTAGAATTATTATTTCTGGAATTTGGACTGGAATTGAAGGTCTTTTGGAAGAATCATTTTGGAGTTGTAAGTGTTGGAGAAACAGTAAAAATTGATGAAATAGCAGTTTTTTAAAAAAATTAAGGGGTGGGATAAATGAAATATAGATTAAGAATTACAGATGAGGAAAGTAAAAAGGAAATAAATGTAAGTGAAGATGAGATTATCGAAGTAAAATACAAAATTGGGCTTGCAGAAGATACAAATTTAGCAAATAGCAGAAGCACAGTAGAAATGGAAATAACTGGAAAAATTATTTCAAATTTGGAAAATACTGGAAATAACTTGAATTCTGAAAATAAAAGTGTGAATGATGACTTGTATGAAAAAAATAAAAAAAATATAATAGACTTAGTGGAATGGGCTGAGTCATATTTACAAAAAAGTGATTATAGAAATTTAGAAATGTTTGTTGATTTGGGATCAAATAAAAAAATGGATCTGAAGTTTACAAATATGTTTGTATATAATTTTTTACAGGAAATGAGCATTGAAAAGGGAATTGGGATTTTTAAATTGAAATTAAGACAAAAATTCCATCAAAAAAATAAACTTGATATAAAATAATACTTATAATGAAAATTTTGTGGTATAATAAAAATGTGGATATTTTTTAAAATAAATAATGAGAAATTCAAATATAGGGAGTGAGTTTTATGAATAGAAATATTTTTATTACTGGTGCTACAAGTGGAATTGGGAAGGAAACTGCTTATGCGTTTGCTAAAAATGGAGATAATGTAATTTTGTGTGCCAGAAATTTGGACAAATTGAAGGAGATTAAGGCAGATATTGACAGGAAATATGGCACTAATGCATACATTTTTGTGCTTGATGTCACAAAGTATAATGATGTTGTGAAATTTACTAAAAAAATACTGGAAGATGTGAAGAAAATTGATGTACTTATAAATAATGCGGGACTTGCTCTAGGGCTGGACAAGTTTCAAGATTATGATATTGCGGATATTGAACAGATGATAAATACAAATGTGAAGGGGCTATTGTATGTTACAAGACAGATTTTACCTAGCATGGTTGCAAATGATGAAGGGCATATTATAAATATTGGATCGACTGCTGGAATTTATGCTTATGCAGGAGCTGCTGTATATTGTGCTACAAAATCTGCTGTAAAAGTGTTGAGTGATGGAATTAGGATTGATACGATTGATAAAAATATAAAAGTTACAACTGTTCAGCCTGGAATTGTGGAAACTAATTTTAGCAATGTGAGATTTCATGGGAATATGGAACAGGCTA
The DNA window shown above is from Leptotrichia wadei and carries:
- a CDS encoding SDR family NAD(P)-dependent oxidoreductase codes for the protein MNRNIFITGATSGIGKETAYAFAKNGDNVILCARNLDKLKEIKADIDRKYGTNAYIFVLDVTKYNDVVKFTKKILEDVKKIDVLINNAGLALGLDKFQDYDIADIEQMINTNVKGLLYVTRQILPSMVANDEGHIINIGSTAGIYAYAGAAVYCATKSAVKVLSDGIRIDTIDKNIKVTTVQPGIVETNFSNVRFHGNMEQAKKVYEGVEALKPEDIANTILYIANQPKHVQISDITIMATNQATGFNIYRKK